A window of Gavia stellata isolate bGavSte3 chromosome 21, bGavSte3.hap2, whole genome shotgun sequence contains these coding sequences:
- the MVK gene encoding mevalonate kinase isoform X3, translating into MWERSLVLSAPGKVILHGEHAVVHGKVALAVALDLRTFLRLRPCGEGRVCVRLPAVGVVRSWDTPRLQALRRGFAADFDESKAPSIEQLDTLKEFAGIAAGASAPESLATLAFLYMCLAISAKYGDVPSVDILVWSELPTGAGLGSSAAYAVCLAAALLTACGAISCPLKEGEFTARWPEEELTLINSWAFQGERVIHGNPSGVDNAVGTWGGALRYQSGKITPLKRVPTLRILLTNTKVPRSTKVLVAGVKEKILKFPAIMNPVLDSIDAISQECQSVLEAMPANPSPEYYPVLEELFDINQHHLNVIGVGHPSLDRLCQVTASHGLRSKLTGAGGGGCGITLLRPDTSPLAVEAAKQDLCACGFECWETNIGAPGVTLHSSSSLNAEVLHALSES; encoded by the exons aTGTGGGAGCGGAGCCTGGTGCTGTCCGCCCCCGGGAAGGTGATCCTCCACGGGGAGCACGCCGTGGTGCACGGCAAG GTGGCCTTGGCCGTGGCGCTGGACCTGAGGACCTTCCTCCGCCTGCGGCCCTGCGGTGAGGGCAGGGTCTGCGTCCGCCTGCCCGCCGTCGGCGTCGTCAGGAGCTGGGACACCCCCCGCCTCCAGGCCCTGCGGAGGGGCTTTGCAG CTGACTTTGATGAATCTAAGGCTCCTAGCATAGAACAGCTGGATACACTGAAAGAGTTTGCTGGAATCGCTGCCGGAGCCTCAGCTCCCGAGAGCCTTGCTACTCTTGCCTTTCTGTATATGTGCCTGGCTATTTCGGCTAAGTATGG aGATGTACCGAGTGTGGACATACTGGTGTGGTCTGAGCTGCCCactggagctgggctgggttCAAGTGCCGCCTATGCTGTTTGCTTGGCCGCAGCCCTGCTGACGGCGTGCGGAGCCATCTCATGCCCTCTGAAGGAGGGAGAGTTCACAGCCAG GTGGCCAGAAGAAGAGCTGACTTTGATTAACAGCTGGGCCTTCCAGGGGGAGCGGGTGATCCATGGCAATCCCTCGGGTGTGGATAATGCTGTCGGTACCTGgg GTGGAGCCCTGAGATACCAATCAGGAAAAATCACACCATTAAAGAG GGTGCCAACACTGAGGATCTTGCTGACCAACACAAAAGTCCCTCGAAGCACCAAGGTCCTGGTGGCTGGTGTCAAAGAGAAGATCCTGAAG TTCCCTGCTATAATGAACCCGGTGCTGGACTCCATCGATGCAATTTCTCAGGAGTGCCAAAGTGTTCTGGAAGCGATGCCTGCAAATCCATCACCGGAGTATTACCCTGTGCTGGAG GAACTCTTTGATATAAATCAACACCACTTAAACGTGATTGGAGTCGGCCATCCCTCCCTGGACAGGCTGTGCCAGGTGACGGCGTCCCACGGCCTGCGTAGCAAGCTGaccggggctggcgggggcggCTGTGGCATCACCCTGCTGAGACCAG ACACCTCCCCGCTGGCGGTGGAAGCAGCCAAGCAAGACTTATGTGCCTGTGGATTTGAATGCTGGGAGACAAATATCGGGGCCCCCGGAGTGACCCTGCACTCCTCCTCATCTTTAAACGCCGAAGTGCTGCACGCGCTCTCCGAGAGTTAG
- the MVK gene encoding mevalonate kinase isoform X1, with amino-acid sequence MWERSLVLSAPGKVILHGEHAVVHGKVALAVALDLRTFLRLRPCGEGRVCVRLPAVGVVRSWDTPRLQALRRGFAGKPDFDESKAPSIEQLDTLKEFAGIAAGASAPESLATLAFLYMCLAISAKYGDVPSVDILVWSELPTGAGLGSSAAYAVCLAAALLTACGAISCPLKEGEFTARWPEEELTLINSWAFQGERVIHGNPSGVDNAVGTWGGALRYQSGKITPLKRVPTLRILLTNTKVPRSTKVLVAGVKEKILKFPAIMNPVLDSIDAISQECQSVLEAMPANPSPEYYPVLEELFDINQHHLNVIGVGHPSLDRLCQVTASHGLRSKLTGAGGGGCGITLLRPDTSPLAVEAAKQDLCACGFECWETNIGAPGVTLHSSSSLNAEVLHALSES; translated from the exons aTGTGGGAGCGGAGCCTGGTGCTGTCCGCCCCCGGGAAGGTGATCCTCCACGGGGAGCACGCCGTGGTGCACGGCAAG GTGGCCTTGGCCGTGGCGCTGGACCTGAGGACCTTCCTCCGCCTGCGGCCCTGCGGTGAGGGCAGGGTCTGCGTCCGCCTGCCCGCCGTCGGCGTCGTCAGGAGCTGGGACACCCCCCGCCTCCAGGCCCTGCGGAGGGGCTTTGCAGGCAAGC CTGACTTTGATGAATCTAAGGCTCCTAGCATAGAACAGCTGGATACACTGAAAGAGTTTGCTGGAATCGCTGCCGGAGCCTCAGCTCCCGAGAGCCTTGCTACTCTTGCCTTTCTGTATATGTGCCTGGCTATTTCGGCTAAGTATGG aGATGTACCGAGTGTGGACATACTGGTGTGGTCTGAGCTGCCCactggagctgggctgggttCAAGTGCCGCCTATGCTGTTTGCTTGGCCGCAGCCCTGCTGACGGCGTGCGGAGCCATCTCATGCCCTCTGAAGGAGGGAGAGTTCACAGCCAG GTGGCCAGAAGAAGAGCTGACTTTGATTAACAGCTGGGCCTTCCAGGGGGAGCGGGTGATCCATGGCAATCCCTCGGGTGTGGATAATGCTGTCGGTACCTGgg GTGGAGCCCTGAGATACCAATCAGGAAAAATCACACCATTAAAGAG GGTGCCAACACTGAGGATCTTGCTGACCAACACAAAAGTCCCTCGAAGCACCAAGGTCCTGGTGGCTGGTGTCAAAGAGAAGATCCTGAAG TTCCCTGCTATAATGAACCCGGTGCTGGACTCCATCGATGCAATTTCTCAGGAGTGCCAAAGTGTTCTGGAAGCGATGCCTGCAAATCCATCACCGGAGTATTACCCTGTGCTGGAG GAACTCTTTGATATAAATCAACACCACTTAAACGTGATTGGAGTCGGCCATCCCTCCCTGGACAGGCTGTGCCAGGTGACGGCGTCCCACGGCCTGCGTAGCAAGCTGaccggggctggcgggggcggCTGTGGCATCACCCTGCTGAGACCAG ACACCTCCCCGCTGGCGGTGGAAGCAGCCAAGCAAGACTTATGTGCCTGTGGATTTGAATGCTGGGAGACAAATATCGGGGCCCCCGGAGTGACCCTGCACTCCTCCTCATCTTTAAACGCCGAAGTGCTGCACGCGCTCTCCGAGAGTTAG
- the MVK gene encoding mevalonate kinase isoform X4, with translation MWERSLVLSAPGKVILHGEHAVVHGKVALAVALDLRTFLRLRPCGEGRVCVRLPAVGVVRSWDTPRLQALRRGFAGKRWAEETAPSIEQLDTLKEFAGIAAGASAPESLATLAFLYMCLAISAKYGWPEEELTLINSWAFQGERVIHGNPSGVDNAVGTWGGALRYQSGKITPLKRVPTLRILLTNTKVPRSTKVLVAGVKEKILKFPAIMNPVLDSIDAISQECQSVLEAMPANPSPEYYPVLEELFDINQHHLNVIGVGHPSLDRLCQVTASHGLRSKLTGAGGGGCGITLLRPDTSPLAVEAAKQDLCACGFECWETNIGAPGVTLHSSSSLNAEVLHALSES, from the exons aTGTGGGAGCGGAGCCTGGTGCTGTCCGCCCCCGGGAAGGTGATCCTCCACGGGGAGCACGCCGTGGTGCACGGCAAG GTGGCCTTGGCCGTGGCGCTGGACCTGAGGACCTTCCTCCGCCTGCGGCCCTGCGGTGAGGGCAGGGTCTGCGTCCGCCTGCCCGCCGTCGGCGTCGTCAGGAGCTGGGACACCCCCCGCCTCCAGGCCCTGCGGAGGGGCTTTGCAGGCAAGCGCTGGGCGGAGGAAACC GCTCCTAGCATAGAACAGCTGGATACACTGAAAGAGTTTGCTGGAATCGCTGCCGGAGCCTCAGCTCCCGAGAGCCTTGCTACTCTTGCCTTTCTGTATATGTGCCTGGCTATTTCGGCTAAGTATGG GTGGCCAGAAGAAGAGCTGACTTTGATTAACAGCTGGGCCTTCCAGGGGGAGCGGGTGATCCATGGCAATCCCTCGGGTGTGGATAATGCTGTCGGTACCTGgg GTGGAGCCCTGAGATACCAATCAGGAAAAATCACACCATTAAAGAG GGTGCCAACACTGAGGATCTTGCTGACCAACACAAAAGTCCCTCGAAGCACCAAGGTCCTGGTGGCTGGTGTCAAAGAGAAGATCCTGAAG TTCCCTGCTATAATGAACCCGGTGCTGGACTCCATCGATGCAATTTCTCAGGAGTGCCAAAGTGTTCTGGAAGCGATGCCTGCAAATCCATCACCGGAGTATTACCCTGTGCTGGAG GAACTCTTTGATATAAATCAACACCACTTAAACGTGATTGGAGTCGGCCATCCCTCCCTGGACAGGCTGTGCCAGGTGACGGCGTCCCACGGCCTGCGTAGCAAGCTGaccggggctggcgggggcggCTGTGGCATCACCCTGCTGAGACCAG ACACCTCCCCGCTGGCGGTGGAAGCAGCCAAGCAAGACTTATGTGCCTGTGGATTTGAATGCTGGGAGACAAATATCGGGGCCCCCGGAGTGACCCTGCACTCCTCCTCATCTTTAAACGCCGAAGTGCTGCACGCGCTCTCCGAGAGTTAG
- the MVK gene encoding mevalonate kinase isoform X2, giving the protein MWERSLVLSAPGKVILHGEHAVVHGKVALAVALDLRTFLRLRPCGEGRVCVRLPAVGVVRSWDTPRLQALRRGFAGKRWAEETAPSIEQLDTLKEFAGIAAGASAPESLATLAFLYMCLAISAKYGDVPSVDILVWSELPTGAGLGSSAAYAVCLAAALLTACGAISCPLKEGEFTARWPEEELTLINSWAFQGERVIHGNPSGVDNAVGTWGGALRYQSGKITPLKRVPTLRILLTNTKVPRSTKVLVAGVKEKILKFPAIMNPVLDSIDAISQECQSVLEAMPANPSPEYYPVLEELFDINQHHLNVIGVGHPSLDRLCQVTASHGLRSKLTGAGGGGCGITLLRPDTSPLAVEAAKQDLCACGFECWETNIGAPGVTLHSSSSLNAEVLHALSES; this is encoded by the exons aTGTGGGAGCGGAGCCTGGTGCTGTCCGCCCCCGGGAAGGTGATCCTCCACGGGGAGCACGCCGTGGTGCACGGCAAG GTGGCCTTGGCCGTGGCGCTGGACCTGAGGACCTTCCTCCGCCTGCGGCCCTGCGGTGAGGGCAGGGTCTGCGTCCGCCTGCCCGCCGTCGGCGTCGTCAGGAGCTGGGACACCCCCCGCCTCCAGGCCCTGCGGAGGGGCTTTGCAGGCAAGCGCTGGGCGGAGGAAACC GCTCCTAGCATAGAACAGCTGGATACACTGAAAGAGTTTGCTGGAATCGCTGCCGGAGCCTCAGCTCCCGAGAGCCTTGCTACTCTTGCCTTTCTGTATATGTGCCTGGCTATTTCGGCTAAGTATGG aGATGTACCGAGTGTGGACATACTGGTGTGGTCTGAGCTGCCCactggagctgggctgggttCAAGTGCCGCCTATGCTGTTTGCTTGGCCGCAGCCCTGCTGACGGCGTGCGGAGCCATCTCATGCCCTCTGAAGGAGGGAGAGTTCACAGCCAG GTGGCCAGAAGAAGAGCTGACTTTGATTAACAGCTGGGCCTTCCAGGGGGAGCGGGTGATCCATGGCAATCCCTCGGGTGTGGATAATGCTGTCGGTACCTGgg GTGGAGCCCTGAGATACCAATCAGGAAAAATCACACCATTAAAGAG GGTGCCAACACTGAGGATCTTGCTGACCAACACAAAAGTCCCTCGAAGCACCAAGGTCCTGGTGGCTGGTGTCAAAGAGAAGATCCTGAAG TTCCCTGCTATAATGAACCCGGTGCTGGACTCCATCGATGCAATTTCTCAGGAGTGCCAAAGTGTTCTGGAAGCGATGCCTGCAAATCCATCACCGGAGTATTACCCTGTGCTGGAG GAACTCTTTGATATAAATCAACACCACTTAAACGTGATTGGAGTCGGCCATCCCTCCCTGGACAGGCTGTGCCAGGTGACGGCGTCCCACGGCCTGCGTAGCAAGCTGaccggggctggcgggggcggCTGTGGCATCACCCTGCTGAGACCAG ACACCTCCCCGCTGGCGGTGGAAGCAGCCAAGCAAGACTTATGTGCCTGTGGATTTGAATGCTGGGAGACAAATATCGGGGCCCCCGGAGTGACCCTGCACTCCTCCTCATCTTTAAACGCCGAAGTGCTGCACGCGCTCTCCGAGAGTTAG
- the MMAB gene encoding corrinoid adenosyltransferase MMAB, whose protein sequence is MGPGAGPDGGPPDGGPRSDRAPRIYTRTGDAGFSSTFTGERRPKADRIFEALGATDELSSAIGLAGEFSSEKGHTFVEQLHKVQCMLQDVGSNIATPLSSAREAHLKRTSFSEKPVLELEQWIDSYSEQLPPLRTFILPSGGKSSAALHFSRAVCRRAERCVVPLVQAGEADPNVAKYLNRLSDYLFVLARYAAMKEGKEEKIYIKPEP, encoded by the exons atggggccgggggccgg CCCCGACGGCGGCCCCCCCGACGGCGGCCCCCGCAGCGACCGGGCCCCGAGGATCTACACGAGGACGGGAGACGCAG GCTTCTCCAGCACCTTCACCGGGGAGCGGAGGCCGAAGGCCGACCGGATCTTCGAAGCTCTGGGAGCCACGGACGAACTGAGCTCGGCCATCGG gCTTGCTGGTGAATTTAGCAGTGAAAAGGGTCACACGTTTGTTGAACAACTTCACAAA GTCCAGTGTATGCTGCAGGATGTGGGCTCCAACATCGCGACGCCTCTCTCCTCAGCCAGGGAGGCTCACTTAA AACGAACATCTTTCAGTGAGAAGCCAGTTCTGGAGCTGGAGCAGTGGATTGACAGTTACTCAGAGCAGCTTCCTCCACTCCGAACTTTCATCTTGCCA TCAGGAGGTAAAAGCAGTGCTGCTCTCCATTTTTCCCGAGCTGTCTGCCGCAGAGCTGAAAGGTG cgTGGTTCCTTTAGTACAAGCAGGGGAAGCAGATCCAAACGTGGCCAAATATttaaacag ACTGAGTGACTATCTCTTTGTTTTGGCACGTTACGCTGCaatgaaggaagggaaggaagagaaaatatacaTAAAGCCTGAACCATAA